From a region of the Euzebyales bacterium genome:
- a CDS encoding SDR family oxidoreductase → MDLGLRGRVAAIAGASSGLGLAIARSLAAEGADVAIGARDRDRLEAARAELEAVGDGRVTATSVDVRDAAAVTRWIDGAADELGALHIVVPNAGGPPGGRATAFDLAAYRDAVELNLLSQIAITQAALPHLRAGGWGRVLYVASVSVKQPIPTLALSNTARAGVAGYARSLVSDLGDAGITVNVLAPGYHATDRLAELLGDDPDAPTAITGDIPLGTMGDPDDLGAVAAFLVSEHACYITGAVIAVDGGMSRSLL, encoded by the coding sequence ATGGATCTGGGACTGCGCGGACGAGTGGCGGCGATCGCGGGCGCGAGCAGCGGACTGGGCCTGGCGATCGCACGGTCGCTGGCGGCCGAGGGGGCCGACGTCGCGATCGGGGCGCGCGACCGCGACCGGCTGGAGGCCGCCCGTGCCGAGCTCGAGGCCGTCGGTGACGGCCGGGTGACCGCCACGTCCGTGGACGTGCGCGACGCCGCCGCGGTCACGCGATGGATCGACGGCGCCGCCGACGAGCTCGGCGCGCTCCACATCGTGGTGCCCAACGCCGGCGGTCCGCCCGGCGGTCGGGCGACCGCGTTCGACCTCGCCGCCTACCGGGACGCGGTTGAGCTCAACCTGCTGTCGCAGATCGCCATCACGCAGGCCGCGCTGCCCCACCTGCGGGCGGGCGGCTGGGGACGCGTGCTGTACGTCGCCTCGGTCTCGGTCAAACAGCCGATCCCCACGCTGGCGTTGTCCAACACGGCCCGGGCCGGCGTTGCCGGCTACGCACGCTCGCTGGTCAGCGATCTCGGCGACGCCGGCATCACCGTCAACGTGCTGGCGCCCGGTTACCACGCGACGGACCGCCTTGCGGAGCTGCTCGGCGACGACCCGGACGCACCTACGGCGATCACGGGCGACATCCCGCTGGGAACCATGGGCGACCCCGACGATCTCGGTGCCGTCGCCGCGTTCCTCGTCAGCGAGCATGCGTGCTACATCACCGGCGCCGTGATCGCGGTGGACGGCGGGATGTCGCGCTCGTTGCTGTAG
- the ligD gene encoding non-homologous end-joining DNA ligase: protein MRDVAGTAQQLTIDGHDVRVTSADKVFFGERGETKRDLIDHYVRLREPVMRALGGRPVMLQRFPEGAGGPSFFQKRVPKNAPEWLHTTTVTTVNGTPSRAMVVADIAHLAWAINLGCLGFHPWPFLADDPEHTDELRIDLDPQPGTGFPEAVAAAHELRTLLGEVGLTGWPKTTGRRGLHVYVRLEPRWDSYEVRHAAVAIARELERRRPDLITAAWWKEERGERVFVDYNQNAPHKTVFGAWCVRDRGGAQVSTPVFWDELDDVDPDELTIASLPARLADRGDPWAGIGDTAQSLDGLLAMHERDRAAGLMDAPWPPVYPKQPDEPPRVAPSRARSDTTAG, encoded by the coding sequence ATGCGTGACGTGGCAGGGACCGCGCAGCAGCTGACGATCGACGGGCACGACGTCCGCGTGACCAGCGCAGACAAGGTCTTCTTCGGCGAGCGCGGTGAGACCAAGCGCGACCTGATCGACCACTACGTCCGGCTGCGCGAGCCCGTGATGCGGGCACTGGGCGGACGTCCCGTCATGCTGCAGCGCTTCCCCGAGGGCGCCGGCGGCCCATCGTTCTTCCAGAAGCGGGTGCCGAAGAACGCGCCGGAGTGGCTGCACACGACGACGGTCACCACCGTCAACGGCACGCCGTCACGAGCGATGGTCGTCGCCGACATCGCCCACCTCGCGTGGGCGATCAACCTGGGGTGTCTGGGGTTCCATCCGTGGCCGTTCCTGGCGGACGATCCCGAGCACACCGACGAGCTGCGCATCGACCTCGATCCGCAACCGGGCACCGGCTTCCCCGAGGCCGTCGCCGCTGCCCACGAGCTGCGCACGTTGTTGGGCGAGGTCGGCCTCACGGGGTGGCCCAAGACGACCGGGCGCCGCGGCCTGCACGTCTACGTCCGGCTCGAGCCGCGCTGGGACTCCTACGAGGTCCGTCACGCCGCCGTGGCGATCGCCCGCGAGCTGGAGCGCCGGCGTCCCGACCTGATCACCGCCGCCTGGTGGAAGGAGGAACGCGGCGAACGGGTGTTCGTGGACTACAACCAGAACGCCCCGCACAAGACGGTCTTCGGCGCCTGGTGCGTGCGCGACCGGGGCGGCGCGCAGGTATCGACGCCGGTGTTCTGGGACGAGCTCGACGACGTCGACCCCGACGAGTTGACGATCGCCAGCCTGCCGGCACGCCTGGCCGACCGTGGCGACCCGTGGGCGGGCATTGGCGACACCGCCCAGTCACTCGACGGCCTGCTGGCGATGCACGAGCGCGACCGCGCCGCCGGCCTGATGGACGCGCCCTGGCCGCCGGTCTACCCCAAGCAGCCCGACGAGCCGCCACGGGTCGCGCCAAGCCGCGCCCGGTCCGACACGACCGCCGGTTGA
- a CDS encoding DUF2505 domain-containing protein, with translation MRLRETIDYEAPPHAVLAMLTDRSFRTMVCERTHALDHAVTIDVAGRVTTVSVWRSMPADVPGFFRRLVGDRLEIQQIERWDGPVRADLAVRIVGKPASLDGYVALEQTTAGTRQIVDGRVNVSVPFIGGDIAKEIARAIRAALAVEAETGREYLRAR, from the coding sequence ATGAGACTTCGTGAGACGATCGACTACGAGGCTCCGCCACACGCGGTCCTTGCGATGCTGACCGACCGCTCGTTCCGCACGATGGTGTGCGAGCGGACCCACGCCCTGGACCACGCGGTGACGATCGACGTTGCCGGTCGCGTCACCACGGTCAGTGTCTGGCGGAGCATGCCTGCGGACGTCCCCGGCTTCTTCAGGCGCCTGGTCGGCGACCGTCTGGAGATCCAGCAGATCGAGCGTTGGGACGGTCCGGTGCGTGCCGATCTGGCCGTGCGCATCGTCGGTAAGCCGGCGTCGCTGGATGGGTACGTCGCGCTGGAGCAGACGACGGCGGGCACGCGTCAGATCGTCGACGGCCGGGTCAACGTCAGTGTGCCATTCATCGGCGGTGACATCGCCAAGGAGATCGCCCGGGCGATCCGCGCGGCGCTCGCGGTCGAGGCCGAGACCGGCCGGGAGTACCTGCGCGCCCGGTAG
- a CDS encoding ATP-grasp domain-containing protein — MPHLLLIAPAGSYRVGDHMAAARDVGCDVTVVTDAAIAMPGSAIVVSLCDPGRAAATVLARLDRPIDGVVGTDGPAVAVAGAVARRCGLVTSTAGSLAAAADKLAQRRACAGAGVPQPDFAVVAPGVPQPDFAVVAPGAAESARPEALLPAVVKPVDRTASQGVVRADTPAQLRGAVARVRRICGRDATVLVEQFVAGAEVAVDGLLVDGALHVLAMFDKPDAPSGPLFPETLLISPARLPTDVRERVVAVVERAAAAIGLTEGPIHAECRIDGDRVGFLELAARSIGGLCSRSVRVAGMRLEELVLRHALRLPLPAPTARAAAATGVLMLPVPRAGRLVSVHGVEHARKVTAVTGVVIAIGRGEQVVPLPDGDRYLGFVFARANDPDACEQALRDAWDALDVEIADGGPAREPAGEPQRLVGG, encoded by the coding sequence ATGCCGCATCTGCTGCTGATCGCTCCGGCCGGCTCATACCGGGTCGGCGATCACATGGCGGCGGCGCGGGACGTCGGCTGCGACGTGACGGTGGTGACCGACGCCGCCATCGCCATGCCGGGTTCGGCGATCGTGGTCAGCCTGTGTGACCCCGGGCGCGCCGCCGCGACGGTGCTCGCCCGCCTCGATCGGCCCATCGACGGCGTGGTCGGCACCGACGGGCCGGCCGTGGCGGTGGCCGGCGCGGTCGCGCGACGCTGCGGACTTGTGACGAGCACGGCCGGGTCGCTGGCGGCAGCGGCGGACAAGCTCGCGCAACGCCGTGCGTGCGCGGGGGCCGGCGTGCCACAGCCGGACTTCGCCGTGGTCGCACCCGGCGTGCCACAGCCGGACTTCGCCGTGGTCGCACCCGGCGCCGCTGAGTCGGCCCGGCCGGAGGCACTGCTCCCCGCCGTCGTGAAGCCGGTCGACCGGACGGCGAGCCAGGGCGTGGTCCGCGCCGACACCCCGGCGCAGCTGCGGGGGGCCGTCGCACGCGTCCGGCGCATCTGCGGTCGGGATGCGACGGTGCTGGTCGAGCAGTTCGTGGCCGGCGCCGAGGTCGCCGTCGACGGGCTGCTCGTCGACGGCGCGCTGCACGTGCTGGCGATGTTCGACAAGCCGGACGCGCCGTCGGGTCCGCTGTTCCCCGAGACGCTGCTGATCTCACCGGCCCGCCTGCCGACGGATGTGCGGGAACGGGTCGTGGCGGTCGTCGAGCGCGCCGCGGCCGCTATCGGCCTCACCGAGGGGCCGATCCACGCCGAGTGCCGGATCGACGGTGACCGCGTCGGGTTCCTCGAACTCGCTGCGCGCAGCATCGGCGGGTTGTGCAGCCGGTCGGTGCGGGTCGCCGGAATGCGGTTGGAGGAGCTCGTGCTGCGGCACGCGTTGCGCCTGCCTCTGCCTGCTCCGACCGCACGAGCCGCTGCCGCGACAGGTGTGCTGATGCTGCCCGTGCCGCGCGCGGGGCGGCTCGTGTCGGTCCACGGGGTCGAGCATGCGCGGAAGGTGACGGCCGTCACCGGCGTCGTCATCGCGATCGGTCGGGGCGAGCAGGTCGTGCCGCTGCCGGACGGCGACCGCTACCTCGGCTTCGTGTTCGCACGCGCCAACGACCCGGACGCGTGCGAGCAGGCGTTGCGCGACGCGTGGGACGCGCTGGACGTCGAGATCGCCGACGGCGGGCCGGCACGGGAGCCGGCCGGCGAACCTCAGCGCTTGGTGGGCGGGTAG
- a CDS encoding biotin transporter BioY, translating into MTTATPTLAWQIAPRSRTTTLIAVVAVAALTALAAQIRIPIPGSPVPITGQTFAVLLGGAALGWRAGAASQLLYLALGAVGLPVFTEASGGIDVLYGATAGYLVGFVFAAALTGWLAERRWERRVLPALATFGAGNLIIYLLGVPWLMVVTGWGLQEAVVNGALVFVVGDLIKIAAAAGLTPAAWKLLGRRD; encoded by the coding sequence GTGACCACCGCCACCCCCACGCTGGCCTGGCAGATCGCCCCACGCTCGCGGACGACGACGCTCATCGCCGTCGTCGCGGTCGCGGCGCTGACCGCGTTGGCGGCCCAGATCAGGATCCCGATCCCGGGGTCGCCCGTACCGATCACCGGTCAGACGTTCGCCGTGCTGCTCGGTGGTGCCGCGCTGGGGTGGCGCGCCGGTGCGGCCAGCCAGTTGCTGTACCTCGCACTCGGCGCGGTCGGGCTGCCGGTCTTCACCGAGGCGTCGGGCGGCATCGACGTCCTCTACGGCGCGACCGCCGGCTACCTGGTCGGCTTCGTGTTCGCCGCCGCACTGACCGGATGGCTGGCCGAGCGACGCTGGGAGCGTCGTGTGCTGCCGGCACTGGCCACCTTCGGCGCCGGAAACCTGATCATCTACCTGCTCGGCGTGCCGTGGCTGATGGTCGTCACCGGATGGGGTCTGCAGGAGGCCGTGGTCAATGGCGCGCTGGTGTTCGTCGTCGGTGACCTCATCAAGATCGCGGCCGCGGCGGGACTGACGCCTGCGGCGTGGAAGCTGCTGGGTCGGCGGGACTGA
- a CDS encoding alpha/beta fold hydrolase — translation MYPTDAHPVAITLDDVMADLAAGRSAPLRASDHVPSLRPQRRPTIGSPAFLRTLAAAHAFGRVHPRLAHRALLRLWLTPWVHPSTQRPLNGLPAGLRPWTTTHDGTILRGYEGGHGPTVVLLHGWAGRAADWRYLAGDLIAAGWRVVAPDLPAHGATDGATTDIFALGRAAASVLRREQPDVVVTHSLGFPLTLRALEEGAQVPATVVALAPGRRASDALDEFASRARLGDRLTGALRRANQERYGADVFEVLDVDRVVPQLTARGLVIHDSKDADVPLEHGRHIAADWPDAELIITTGLGHRRILRDDHVRGVVVAALTDDLARAVQAGASRNLGAHQPRTDGGERGTEGERHREPLAHQEPRRELSGAPRA, via the coding sequence ATGTACCCCACCGACGCCCACCCGGTCGCGATCACGCTGGACGACGTCATGGCCGACCTCGCCGCCGGACGCAGCGCTCCCCTGCGCGCGTCCGACCACGTGCCGTCGCTGCGACCACAGCGCCGACCGACGATCGGCTCCCCGGCGTTCCTCCGGACGCTCGCCGCCGCACATGCGTTCGGGCGCGTCCACCCACGGCTGGCGCACCGGGCGCTGCTGCGACTGTGGTTGACGCCGTGGGTGCATCCGTCGACGCAGCGCCCGCTCAACGGCCTCCCCGCGGGACTGCGCCCGTGGACGACGACCCACGACGGGACGATCCTGCGCGGCTACGAGGGCGGCCACGGGCCGACGGTCGTCCTGCTGCACGGCTGGGCGGGCCGCGCCGCCGACTGGCGCTACCTCGCCGGCGACCTGATCGCGGCCGGCTGGCGCGTCGTCGCTCCGGACCTGCCGGCACACGGCGCCACCGATGGCGCGACGACCGACATCTTCGCGCTCGGGCGCGCCGCCGCGTCCGTGCTGCGAAGGGAGCAGCCGGACGTCGTCGTCACGCACTCGCTCGGCTTCCCGCTGACCCTGCGGGCGTTGGAGGAGGGTGCGCAGGTGCCGGCGACCGTGGTGGCCCTCGCGCCGGGCCGTCGGGCGAGCGACGCTCTGGACGAGTTCGCCAGTCGGGCGCGGCTGGGTGACCGGCTGACCGGCGCACTGCGACGCGCCAACCAGGAGCGCTACGGCGCCGACGTGTTCGAGGTCCTCGACGTGGACCGGGTCGTGCCGCAACTGACCGCGCGGGGCCTGGTGATCCACGACAGCAAGGACGCCGACGTGCCCCTCGAGCACGGTCGCCACATCGCTGCCGACTGGCCCGATGCCGAACTGATCATCACCACCGGCCTCGGCCACCGCCGGATCCTGCGCGACGACCACGTCCGCGGCGTTGTCGTGGCTGCGCTCACCGACGACCTGGCGCGCGCCGTTCAGGCGGGCGCGTCGCGCAACCTGGGTGCGCACCAGCCGCGCACCGATGGCGGCGAGCGCGGCACCGAAGGCGAACGGCACCGCGAACCCCTAGCCCACCAGGAGCCCCGACGCGAGCTGTCCGGAGCGCCACGAGCGTGA
- a CDS encoding alpha/beta hydrolase: MANDGGGTDVRHTRITVGDLTFDALVAGPDNGEPVVLLHGFPQTAHAWSGQLTALAGAGHRAVAFDQRGYSPGARPSDDAAYRVGALADDVLGVADALGPGPFHVVGHDWGGFIAWWLGARHPDRLRSVVAVSTPHPKAFGRALRGRGQRLRSFYFPLLRSRRATRVLTARGALGLRALFALSGLPSRLAQPYVDRARSDPGMVDAALAWYRANTGGDLAHLAGTGTVTVPTLYLWSTRDTALGPEAARLTGRYVTGPYRFEALRGISHWIPETATDALNRLLLEHLDDVSS, from the coding sequence ATGGCCAACGACGGGGGCGGGACCGACGTGCGACACACGCGGATCACGGTCGGCGACCTGACCTTCGACGCGCTGGTCGCCGGCCCCGACAACGGTGAGCCGGTCGTGCTGCTCCATGGCTTCCCGCAGACGGCGCACGCGTGGAGCGGTCAGCTCACGGCGCTCGCCGGCGCGGGCCACCGTGCCGTGGCGTTCGACCAACGTGGCTACTCGCCGGGGGCGCGTCCGTCCGACGACGCCGCGTACCGGGTGGGCGCGTTGGCCGATGACGTGCTCGGCGTCGCCGACGCCCTCGGACCGGGCCCGTTCCACGTGGTCGGCCACGACTGGGGCGGGTTCATCGCCTGGTGGCTGGGGGCGCGCCACCCCGACCGCCTGCGGTCGGTCGTCGCGGTCTCGACACCGCACCCGAAGGCGTTCGGACGGGCACTGCGCGGGCGCGGGCAACGGTTGCGGTCGTTCTACTTCCCGCTGCTGCGCTCACGCAGAGCGACCCGGGTGCTGACCGCCCGCGGCGCACTGGGCCTGCGCGCGTTGTTCGCGTTGAGCGGGCTGCCGTCACGGCTCGCACAGCCGTACGTGGACCGCGCGCGCTCCGATCCCGGCATGGTCGACGCCGCGCTGGCGTGGTACCGCGCCAACACCGGTGGTGATCTGGCGCATCTGGCGGGCACGGGCACTGTCACGGTGCCGACCCTGTACCTGTGGAGCACACGCGACACGGCGCTGGGGCCGGAGGCCGCGCGCCTGACCGGCCGTTACGTGACCGGCCCGTACCGCTTCGAGGCGCTGCGGGGCATCAGCCACTGGATTCCCGAGACGGCGACGGACGCCCTCAACCGCCTGCTGCTGGAGCACCTCGATGATGTGTCCAGCTGA
- a CDS encoding adenylate/guanylate cyclase domain-containing protein, translating to MRSDVRYADSDGTRIAYQIVGDGTRDLVLVHGWVTHLELLWEYPPAAHAVERLASFARVIHFDKRGTGLSDPVPIDHLPTLEQRMDDVRAVMDAVGSQHATLLGHSEGGPMCALFAATFPERTDQLIIYGSYAARIPDDDDYPWAPTPEVRERYYETLRREWGGPVDIDMLAPSRAHDTRLRAWWARYLRSAASPSAVVALTRMNTQADIRSILPTISVPTLILHRKGDLDVDIGGARYLASHIPGAHLVELPGDDHLIWSDPDQILDPVEEFVTGAIASPPVDRVLTTVLFTDIVGSTGHATALGDARWRQLLDHHDTLVRRLVARHRGREMSTAGDSFMVTFDGPARAILCALEIAGAVSELGLEVRCGVHTGEVTLRGDGIGGVAVHTASRIMHAAAPGEVLASRTVRDLVAGSGLSFADRGTHRFKGLKEPIALAAASAE from the coding sequence ATGCGCAGTGACGTCAGGTACGCGGACAGCGACGGCACGCGGATCGCCTACCAGATCGTCGGCGACGGCACGCGCGACCTCGTGTTGGTCCACGGGTGGGTGACGCACCTCGAACTGCTGTGGGAGTATCCACCGGCGGCCCACGCCGTGGAGCGGCTGGCCTCGTTCGCGCGGGTCATCCACTTCGACAAGCGCGGCACCGGGCTGTCGGATCCGGTGCCGATCGACCACCTGCCAACGCTGGAGCAGCGCATGGACGACGTCCGCGCGGTCATGGACGCCGTCGGGTCGCAGCACGCGACGCTGCTGGGCCACAGCGAGGGCGGGCCGATGTGCGCGCTGTTCGCGGCGACGTTTCCCGAACGCACGGATCAGCTCATCATCTACGGCAGCTACGCGGCGCGGATCCCCGACGATGACGACTACCCGTGGGCGCCCACACCGGAGGTGCGCGAGCGCTACTACGAGACCTTGCGGCGGGAGTGGGGCGGTCCGGTCGACATCGACATGCTGGCGCCCAGCCGCGCCCACGACACACGGCTGCGCGCGTGGTGGGCGCGGTACCTGCGGTCGGCCGCGAGCCCGTCCGCCGTCGTGGCGCTGACGCGGATGAACACCCAGGCGGACATCCGCTCGATCCTGCCTACGATCTCCGTGCCAACCCTGATCCTCCACCGCAAGGGCGATCTGGACGTCGACATCGGCGGCGCCCGGTACCTGGCCTCGCACATTCCGGGCGCTCACCTGGTGGAGCTGCCCGGCGACGACCACCTGATCTGGTCCGATCCCGATCAGATCCTCGATCCGGTCGAGGAGTTCGTCACGGGCGCGATCGCCTCACCGCCGGTCGACCGCGTGCTCACGACGGTGCTGTTCACCGACATCGTCGGCTCGACCGGACATGCCACCGCACTTGGCGACGCCCGGTGGCGCCAGCTGCTCGACCACCACGACACGCTGGTACGCCGGCTGGTCGCGCGTCACCGCGGACGCGAGATGTCGACGGCAGGTGACAGCTTCATGGTGACGTTCGACGGCCCGGCGCGGGCGATCCTGTGCGCGCTGGAGATCGCCGGCGCCGTGTCGGAGCTGGGACTGGAGGTCCGCTGCGGTGTGCACACCGGCGAGGTGACGCTGCGCGGTGACGGCATCGGCGGCGTCGCCGTCCACACCGCCTCACGGATCATGCACGCCGCGGCACCGGGCGAGGTGCTCGCAAGCCGCACCGTCCGCGACCTGGTCGCCGGATCCGGGCTGTCGTTCGCCGACCGCGGAACCCACCGGTTCAAGGGCCTGAAGGAACCGATTGCGCTTGCGGCCGCATCCGCGGAGTGA
- a CDS encoding aspartate aminotransferase family protein, with translation MSPTAFLHPFTPPTADDFINIVRGEGAHVFDDEGNRYIDAMASLWYCNVGHGRGEIADAVAEQLRTLDAFHTFERFTNPPAERLCARLAALAPMDDPRVFLVCSGSEAVDTALKFARLSHRLAGDDQRSVVISRAPSYHGVTYGAVTATGLPANQEGFGPLLPDVVHVPHDDLSAVEQIAAERGTELAAIIAEPVVGAGGVYPPVEGYLDGLRRVCDETGAWLILDEVICGFGRLGTWWGAQRFGVEPDLVTFAKGVSSGYLPLGGVLVGRRVRERLEQEPARKLAHGHTYSGHPACCVAALTTLDITEREGLLERAPRIGARLSDGLRDLADRGVVEGVRGDGAVWAVALADDLDASAVREHAMRLGMIPRPIGTSTISFCPPLVIEFDDIDRCVDVLEQAITATRVANV, from the coding sequence ATGAGCCCTACCGCGTTCCTGCACCCGTTCACGCCACCGACCGCGGACGACTTCATCAACATCGTGCGCGGCGAGGGCGCGCACGTCTTCGACGACGAGGGCAACCGGTACATCGACGCGATGGCCAGCCTGTGGTACTGCAACGTCGGCCACGGGCGCGGCGAGATCGCCGACGCGGTCGCCGAGCAGCTGCGCACGCTGGACGCGTTCCACACGTTCGAACGCTTCACCAACCCGCCGGCCGAGCGGCTCTGCGCGCGCCTGGCAGCGCTGGCACCGATGGACGACCCACGGGTCTTCCTGGTGTGCAGCGGCTCAGAGGCGGTCGACACCGCGCTCAAGTTCGCGCGGCTGAGCCATCGACTGGCGGGCGACGACCAGCGGTCGGTGGTGATCAGCCGCGCGCCGTCGTACCACGGCGTGACCTACGGGGCGGTGACGGCGACCGGGCTGCCGGCGAACCAGGAAGGCTTCGGGCCGCTCCTGCCCGACGTCGTGCACGTCCCCCACGACGACCTGTCAGCCGTCGAGCAGATCGCCGCCGAACGCGGCACCGAGCTGGCCGCGATCATCGCCGAGCCGGTGGTGGGCGCCGGTGGCGTGTACCCACCGGTCGAGGGCTACCTGGACGGGCTCCGCCGCGTGTGCGACGAGACGGGCGCATGGTTGATCCTCGACGAGGTCATCTGCGGGTTCGGTCGACTGGGCACCTGGTGGGGTGCGCAACGCTTCGGCGTGGAGCCCGACCTCGTCACGTTCGCCAAGGGCGTGTCGTCGGGCTACCTGCCGCTGGGCGGCGTGCTCGTCGGGCGCCGGGTGCGCGAGCGCCTCGAGCAGGAGCCGGCGCGCAAGCTCGCCCACGGCCACACCTACAGCGGCCATCCGGCGTGCTGCGTGGCCGCGCTGACCACCTTGGACATCACCGAGCGCGAGGGACTGCTCGAGCGGGCGCCACGCATCGGTGCCCGCCTGTCGGACGGCCTGCGCGATCTGGCCGACCGCGGCGTCGTCGAGGGCGTGCGCGGCGATGGGGCGGTGTGGGCCGTCGCACTGGCCGACGACCTCGACGCGTCTGCCGTCCGCGAGCACGCCATGCGGCTCGGCATGATCCCGCGCCCGATCGGGACGAGCACGATCAGCTTCTGTCCTCCGCTGGTCATCGAGTTCGACGACATCGACCGCTGCGTCGACGTCCTCGAACAGGCGATCACTGCCACGCGGGTGGCGAACGTCTAG
- a CDS encoding helix-turn-helix domain-containing protein, whose protein sequence is MPRPVDLSQFSCSVARTLDVVGDKWTLLVLRDAFYGVRRFEDFTRDLGIARNVLASRLTRLVDAGVLVRRQYEEHPPRYEYRLTAKGRDLLPVLLTMMRWGDTWARPEDDAPIDLIHDACDRSTRAVITCDHCGDELTPFNVKVEPLPPVIDEVVRTRRAAS, encoded by the coding sequence ATGCCCCGTCCAGTGGACCTATCCCAGTTCTCGTGCTCGGTCGCCCGCACGCTCGACGTGGTGGGCGACAAGTGGACGCTGCTGGTGCTGCGCGACGCGTTCTACGGCGTCCGGCGCTTCGAGGACTTCACCCGCGACCTCGGCATCGCGCGCAACGTGCTGGCGTCCCGACTCACCCGTCTCGTGGACGCCGGCGTGCTCGTCCGGCGTCAGTACGAGGAGCATCCGCCCCGGTACGAGTACCGCCTGACCGCCAAGGGCCGTGATCTGCTGCCGGTGCTGCTGACGATGATGCGATGGGGTGACACCTGGGCGAGACCCGAGGACGACGCGCCCATCGATCTGATCCACGACGCGTGCGACCGCAGCACGCGCGCGGTCATCACCTGTGATCACTGCGGGGACGAGCTCACGCCCTTCAACGTCAAGGTCGAGCCGCTGCCTCCCGTGATCGACGAGGTCGTCCGGACCCGGCGCGCCGCCTCCTAG